Part of the Zea mays cultivar B73 chromosome 4, Zm-B73-REFERENCE-NAM-5.0, whole genome shotgun sequence genome is shown below.
CCTCCCCGCTGCTGGCAGGCCTTGTTGCCGGCCTCGTGCTGGAcctcatcctcgttggcctcgtcAAGGTCTTCGTccgccgcccgcgcccggcctACAACGCCAAGGACATGTACGTGGCCGTAAGCGCTGACCACTGGTCTTTCCCCAGCGGCCACTCTTCCCGCGCCTTCCTCGTGGCCTCCTTCCTCGCCGCCGGCGGCTTCCGTCCCCGTGAGGCGCTCTTCCTCTGGGCCGCCGCAACGTCGGCGTCCAGGGTGCTCCTTGGGCGGCACTACGTCCTCGACGTCGTCGCTGGGGCTTGCCTCGGCGTGTTCGAGGCCTGGCTCAGCATCTTGCTCTTGGGATTCATGTGCGCTCAAAGCACCTTCCTTGTATGCTAATCCTTGTTATCGTAGTACCACGAATCCGCCACATTGTGGTATACACTGTGATACAGCATTGCTGATTGTGAAGTTACAATTTCGGTTAGCATTTCAGTCATGTGCTGGTCTTACGCAAACTTATCTGCGCCCTCTGGTGCTCTAGTAATTGTTTTGTTCTCAATACAAAGGGATTGTTTTGGATTGATGAGAAAAGTTTAGTCCGGATTTTGGATGTCAATTAAGAGACTAAACAAGTAAACATGAGCTAATTATAAACTAATTGAGGTTGCTACAGTACAAGTGTGCTAATCATAAATTAAttactcttaatagatttatctcACACATTAGTCATGGCTTATACAATTAGTTTTATAATAATGTATATTTAGTCTTAATTGGTGTAGATTTGGACTGTTTATTGGGACTCAGGCTCGCTGGACAACTAGTTAGTTGTGGTTCTCTGTATAACACAAACTAATATCATAATACAAACCAATATGAATTGTAGTGGTTAGAGCCAAGTGTTCTCTTTCTATAGACCAACAGTTTGAATCACGACACTGCACTTATTTTGATATTTCGTTGGCGTGTGAGGAACGCTCGCTAGTCACTACGCGTGTGGGGAGGGAGATGACGCACAACGAAATTTCTGCATTATATTAGTAAGGATTACTAATTTGTTTTAAAGAAGTTGGAAGACATAATATTGTAAAATAAGAGCTTTATGAGTGTATTTGCACAAAATAAAAATCATGATCATAGTCTTATATTATTTTTAATCAGGCGTAATATATATCTGTATCGGCAACCAAACAATATTCCTACTCAGTCAAGCTAAGCCGTGTAGTCAACTAAACATGACAGTGTTGCTAGGCTCAACATGTGTCACTAAGGTCCAAACTTAGAAAACCATAAAAATGAGTCCTTTAACTTTGATGACCCGTGCAAAATCAGATTAGCTCAAACCGGATGTTGGTGTGATGTGCCACGCTGGAGGGCATTAATGAAAGTTTAGAGAATCAAGTGACATAGGATGTCAAGTTCGAGGATCTAGGTGACACAACTGCCAAGTTCGAGGAATATGAGGGTGTTTAGTTTGAGGAATAAGTTAGATAATTATCTTATCACTCCTcatttttttatttggtttataaaatggaatgagttgatccatcaccacctcattccttatagttagttagtactaatatgaggattgatgtcatcccaccaaatttgaggaatgtacttatgatgcaccacctcagggcttgttcggttagctctcaatccatgtggattgtgtaggattgagtgggtttaaatcccaaacaagtcaaagttcttctaaattttttccaatcccataaaATCCATATAtgatgggaataaccgaacaaagcCTCATCATGTATGAAGTgttttctcaaaccaaacaccccctatatGTACCAGGTGGCGCTCGATGGGTGTGTCAGGCTCCAACGTGGCATTACCTCGTTGCCATCCGGTTTGACCAAATTCGTTTTTGGTCAATTTTGCACGGGTCGAAAAAAATCAAAGACATGCTTTTTTCCCGGGTTTCTAAGTTCGGCGCCTATGTGACACATCGTGGCAAGTTTAAGGGCCACATATGCATTTTACTCTTCTAGGATTAGGGATTACCACAAAGAAGTGCGATATACTTAACTTTCCCACTaagaccttgttcggttattcctatctcatgtggattggatatgattggaaaaATTTATGAAAGATTTTGACTTATTCGAGATTGAAACCCActcaatcccacccaatccaTATAGATTGAGAGAAAAACGAACAAACCCTAAGCAATGTTTCCACTCTGGTTTGATGCAAATGATACATGAGCCTACATAGTCCATTTATGCATATTCTCCGGTCTTGGACTAGAAGCTGCTAGGCTGTTTTAGCACTGATTGCTCTGCATGGGGTACATCCAGCATAATTGCTAggtgttgacaccttttcggaggcgccaatcactcaaaagaaccagcggcttggggccggacggtccgcgacctggcgcgacgtggcggtgctctctggtcagacgcggacggtccgcggcacagggccggacggtccgcgacctggtgcaggagctcgggttccctgcctgacggtcggacggtccgcgctctagggccggacggtccgcgcgtgcgcaggggcggcggaagatcgccgacggcgcctggatctcgctcccgggagggaccccgtcggggaggagagatcctaggagtcgtctaggctcgggccggccgacctagactcctctaatcgacgtagagtcgaggagaggcagagaatttggggattggaatactaaactagggctaaactagaactagactagaactactcctaattgtgctgaaaataaatgcgagatagaagttgtattggttcgattgttgggggtttcatcggccgtagcccttcatctatataaagggggaggtctggatccgtttccaactgtttcctgagttaatcccacggttttaggtaacaaatcccgcgagaaactaggaaccctaactgactctgcgcgcgcgcggaccgtccgcgccaccaccgcggaccgtcctgcctcagggccggaccatcCGCCAGGCTCATTTTAgcctccaacatatgccccctgccttttggtgcagtttgacaaaccaaaagcatatgaactaaacctgatgtaagtcatcggcttttcaaaatagagatcattcaataaagcaccaatgtataaaggtcgttttggattgtatctttctcggccatgaccatttgatcaatggatcaaaatgaatagaatggaggtgccccccagcctggatagacaaagggactatacatgtaccatggattcatcgtcatgccattccatgtttgaacaggataatataccgacgatgagtaaataggtggaaagtaccctagtctcatagaatgaataggcgatgcttgttgtgtcgcctttcgggtcgttttgtttgaccgttttgttttagcaggtgaccggggtttctttgttgaccgatcacgtggaacagtctttttgctagtatttttggagagcaactgatcaaaagtaggatcggctttgatcagccgattatatgtgctttgaccttgcgtctttttccttgctttgtgtagaggttgacgcctttggtcataggtggACTGTTCGGCTGAGTTATccggaccgtttgtctgagcaccggattgtccgcacgtaggtgccggaccatctacgatgctggggctaggctgatgtgtttggtttattaactgtgcctgccccccggcgtcttcggaccttttagccttctcgtccgaagcctttcgagcaatctccttttgtgatatatctgacatgcgagaattgctgatgacgatgcccttgcctttgcctttatcagccatttcgggccgaaccaagacctttttgcatgtgagttctattgtattaacaggaaagggttgtgtgtcaacttgcatctcctgaaaagccaatcgaccctcatttatggccgattgtatctgtcgacgaaaaacattacaatcattggtggcatgagaaaatgaattatgccacttacaataagcacgtctctttaattcatcaggaggaggaatagtatgagttaatttaatgttgccgtttttcagtaactcgtcaaatattttatcgcatttggcaacattaaaagtaaacttaacttcctcttgtcgattctttcgaattgactgtaaagcagaacacgctgaaggtttagcctgtcctggccaaaccagttcggcggtgtatacatccgtggattcatcgtccgaattatcgtatcccactaaatgcatcttatggctagccgattttgatgtttccttacttcggctttcacaggtcatagcccgctggtgtaagtgcactaatgaaaagaattgggtgccatctaatttttcttttaagtagggtcgcaacccattgaaagctagccctgtcagttgtttttctgcgacatgaatctgaaagcatcggtttctagtgtcccagaatctccggatatagtcattaaccgattcttcaggcccctgtcggactgaagctaagtcagccaattctaactcatgttctcctgagaagaagtgttcatgaaatttctgctctaattcttcccaagagttaatagagtttggtggcaaagctgcgtaccatgcaaatgcagtatcagtaagggacaacgagaataaaccaacgcggtaggcttccccatcagccaattctcccaagtgtgctatgaattggcttatatgttcgtgtgtgcttttcccactttcaccagaaaacttagagaagtctggtattctagttccctgtgggtatggcacggtgtcgaatcggtggctataaggcttccgatacgattgccctgtacctgacacactaacaccgagtttgtccctgaacatcccggctacctcgtctctgaccctctctgccatgtccggcgaccatccattaagtttgtgggtggagatttcaggttgcctgacattactctgtcggctttcctcccaggtatgtttgaggtgtgtgttaggtgtcctattaatgtcaccagctcctgccctatacccctcaggctctcttgtggccgaatagtattcagccctatgtccatgaggtggtatggcatgattataatgtgttgctggtggggcaccataatgttgctgcgatgaatgtgggaactgtgcgtattgcgcagctctcggctctgcgtatgcaaatccggacggtccggcgtaagaggccgaatggtccgcgacctggccaaatggtctgaaggtatatccggattgtccagccgtatatggtgctacgtgggtagtctcgtacccagaccgtctgtcgtaaagaactggacggtctgcgatcgggccgaatggtccagggctgtgcccggatggatcggccatatatggcgtgacttgggcagtctgcgcatggactcgtgtagagtcggatggtccagcgtaatacgtcggccagttcatgccatatccggacggtccgacgtaaCATGGCGGACGGTCCacaacatatccggacggtccggcgtgatgcaccggacggtccgtgatggggccgaagtgttcagggttgtaccctgatggtccggccatgtacggtgcgacctgagtgttttgtgtgcgggcctgcatctggtcggacggtccggcgaaatacgccggacggtccacggtataaccggactgtctgagatgatgctcggacggtccggtcgcgtccagtacctgccgcgtgcctagtggttgcggctgtgatggtgacacgaaagcgtgcatcggcataccatatgatggctgggtcaaagttgacccgtttatagccgatgtgtttgacgtgggtggcactgtattagactctcgcgatggaaaattaggagcagctgatttctcgtatgcacgtaaatgcattttaatagattcatctacatatcgctttaactgatctcctcgttgatccatgaaagtcgtaagagatagatctggagtacttacagcgggaccctgcagtggaggtaggagagactccatatcgatctccccttgacggacgatcttctggtggcgatccaccgtgaagtgtgacaagtacttgtccgccgcctccttgcgcctttcggagagtttatgcagcagttccgcctcttccttgtcgcgttgttcgttccattgccgcatcacctccttctcatcgcgcattacgaggtcttcaaagggcctttggtcatcagccgggagcgcctccatggccggcttgatgatgttggtagtggagatcttggtgggatccttagaaccggccatttatgggccgatttttagcagatctagacacctagtccccagcggagtcgccaaaaagtatgttgacaccttttcggaggcgccaatcactcaaaagaaccagcggcttggggccggacggtccgcgacctggcgcgacgtggcggtgctctctagtcagacgcggacggtccgcggcacagggccggacggtccgcgacctggtgcaggagctcgggttccctgcctgacggccggacggtccgcgctctagggccggacggtccacgcgtgcgcaggggcggcggaagatcgccgacggcgcttggatctcgctcccgggagggaccccgtcggggaggagagatcctaggagtcgtctaggctcgggccggccgacctagactcctctaatcgacgtagagtcgaggagaggcagagaatttggggattggaatactaaactagggctaaactagaactagactagaactactcctaattgtgctgaaaataaatgcgagatagaagttgtattggttcgattgttgggggtttcatcggccgtagcccttcatctatataaagggggaggtctggatccgtttccaactgtttcctgagttaatcccgcggttttaggtaacaaatcccgcgagaaactaggaaccctaactgactctgcgcgcgcgcggaccgtccgcgccaccaccgcggacagtccggaccgcggaccgtccggcctcagggccggaccgtccgccaggctcATTTTAGCCTCCAACACTAGGCTGTTTTAGTATTTGGTTGCTCTGCATTGGATACGTCCAACATCATCAGTGGTTAGGTGTCGTGTGTATAGATGCTATGCACATAATTCATTTAGAAACACCCATAAACAAGATTACTGTGGTACACTTTCGGTTAGTTTGATTTGTTCAGCAGCAGTGATCAAACTAGTGCTATTCATGTGAGCGCTGCTCTCAGGGGAGCACACTTCTCTCCCCTTGGAACTGTTAATAAAGTTAGATTAGTGTGTAACGAGCACAAAAAAATGGGACATGGGAAATTCGGAATTGAACCGCTTGATGGTTTTGAACATGCCAATTAAGGGTCTGTTTAGGAGAGTTTTACTTTAAAAACTTCAGCTTTGATTTTCTAGCTTCACCGTAAAACAGTTTCAACAAATTGTTAAGATGAGCTTTAGGAGCGTTTGACTTGCATATATATGGACTCTAGCTTCTATAATACAATTGATTTGTGTATTTTTTTTGATTTTTGATGATTAGTGGGCTGTCGCGAGAGAACGGAAGTTGTATGTTGCGTAACCAGTGACATGGGGTGTAATTTTGGTATAGCTTCATGAGGAGATATAAAAAGAGTCTTTTTGAAACAGACTCTAAGGAGGCTTCATGAATTTCATGAAACTGCCTCTAGTATCGATTTTTTATAAAAAACTAGAGCTCGTGGAGCTGGTCTTGTTTGGGTGGAGGAAGTTAAAACAAAGTTAAAAATCTTGAAGTGAAGCTCTCCTCCTAAATCAACCTGGTTAAAtgaatatatatatgtatattagTCCTTGTTAAAAGACACACGAAATTGCTCGCTTCCCCGCGTTTCACGGAACCTTTTGGTCTCTCGCGCTGCGCTGCCCATGCTCGCGTACACAGCAGGTCAACAGAAAACTCTCTCACGGAACCTTCTGGTCACGCTGCGCTGCCCATGCTCTACACAGGAGCCGTCAACAGAACACAGAAGACTAGCTCGCGTCCGCAGATGGCTCTCTCGCGTCCGCGGCTCCCTTCCCGAGCTCCGTGCTGCGGCTTCCTGTGTGCTGCGGCGAGCGTGGCGGCCGTCTATGGAGGGGACGGCTCCGTTGGTCGTCAGCACCGCCAGCCACGGCCCGACGCTGTTCTCCACGCGCAGAGGTTCTCGATCCGACGGCGGGGCTCTCGAGGATGCCCGGGCCGCTCGCCGAGCCGTTGCAGTTGGCGGACCTGGGGGCCTCCGCCTGGATCTGCGTTGGTACGGCTCGGGCGGG
Proteins encoded:
- the LOC100276985 gene encoding Probable lipid phosphate phosphatase beta-like; its protein translation is MANAATSPPAPALSRPTLLGGVRGFDAAVSLRLHALFLPVPRLLLKALEVAGDGRIWLPVPISLLLLSASPANASGAASPLLAGLVAGLVLDLILVGLVKVFVRRPRPAYNAKDMYVAVSADHWSFPSGHSSRAFLVASFLAAGGFRPREALFLWAAATSASRVLLGRHYVLDVVAGACLGVFEAWLSILLLGFMCAQSTFLVC